GCGGTGGCCTGCTCGTTCGTCCCCGCCTCGAACGGGTACTTCGCGGGTTCGCGCCGCCGGCGCTCGACGGCCCAGCCGGTCGCAGCGTGACCGAGGGCAACCGCTCGCCCGCGTACGCGCCGACGGGCCGCCCGTCGGTGGTGGAGCGTGGCGCGCACACGACGGACGACGGACTGTTCGGACCGGCGAGCCTCACCTGGCGCCTGCACGCCCAGCGCGCCATGATGCTGGTCGGCAGCGGCGCGGCGACGACGCAGATGCTCAACCCGCGCGTCATGCGGATGATCGACCAGGCCTCGCACTTCCGGCAGAACCCGGAGGCGCGGGCGAAGGGGACGTTCCAGTACATCATCACGATCACCTACGGCGACACGGCCACGGCGAAGCGCGCGGGCGAGAGGCTGCGGCGCATGCACCAGGCGGTTCTCGCGACCGACCCGAACACGGGGGAGTCGTACAACGCCGAGGTGGCGGAACTGCTGCTCTGGGTGCACAATACGCTCACCCTGACCGCGGTCCGTGCGTTCCAGCGCTACGGACCCGGGCTCACGGATGCGGAGGCCGACGCCTACGTGCGGGAGCAGATCGTCGCCGCCGAACTCGTCGGCATCGACCCCATGCTCGCACCGGAGACGGTCTCCGAGCTCGAGGAGTACATGGTGCAGGTGCGCTCGTCGCTCGCGATGATCCCCGAAGCGCTCTGGTTCCGGGACATGATGACCGCGCACGGGAAGGGCGTCGGCGGTCTCGCGGAGAAGTTCGTGAAGGACGCGGCGATCGGGCTCATGCTGCCCGAGCACCGCGCCCTGTTCGGGCTGCAGTTCTCCCGGCGCCGGGACCGGATGGCGGAGCGTGCCACGAAGGCGCTGTTCGCCCTGATGGACTCCAAGGCCCCGGTGGAACGGGTGATCCCTGATCTCCGGCACCAGGTCGACGTCGCGGCGTTCGGCGCGCGACGGCAGCCCACCGCATGACGGGCACCGGGGTGGTCACCGCGCGGCGGTGCCCACCCCGGTCCCGGCAGCGCCGCTGAGCGCCGAACGGCCGCTCACACCCAGCTTCGTGTACATCCGGCCCAGGTGACCTTCGACCGTGCGCACCGAGAGTACGAGCGCGGCGGCGATGTCGCGGTTCGACAGCCCGGCGGCGATCATCGCCGCGATCTCGCGCTCCCGCTTCGTCAGCGGCACGGCGCTCGGCTGCGCCGGGCCCGCCGGTTCGCCCAGCAGTGCGCGCAGCATCGTCCGGCGGTGCGCCGCCTCCGCCGCGAGGTCCTCGTGCCGCCGCCGCCGCGCGGCGGTCTCGCTCTGCGCGGCCACGTCGGCCGCCACGGCGACCAGGCCCAGCTCGTGCATCCGACCGCTCATCTGCAGGAGGCCGGCGTCGTCGTCGGCGAGGAACAGTTCGGCGTGCCCGACCTGCGCGGCGTGCACGTCGCCGTCCAGGTGCGGGGAGAGGGCGGCGAGGCGTGCGGCGGCCTCCGCGTCTCCCGCCCGCACGGCCAGATGCAGGGCGCGCGCGGCGGCACCGAACAGTGACCGCTGCTCGAGCCGCGCGGCGAGCGCGAGGGCGGACGCGGGCGCACCGCCGGAACCGGCGAGTTCCACGGTCAGCAGGGAGACCTCGTCGTCCGGATGCAGAACGAAGTTGTCGGTGCGGGGGTGGGCGGCGTACTCCTGCGCAGCGGCCCGCGCCTGAACGAGATCGCCGCGTAGCGCGAACGCCTCGGCGAGCTGCGCGAGTCCGCGTGGGAGGAAGTCCGCTGGTCCTTCCGTGCGTAGCGTCAGCACCGCGTCGCGAGCGGCATTCAGGGCGGTCGCCGCGTGGCCGGAGGCGAGAGCCACCTCCGCCTCCGCGATGCGGTGCATGGCGTCGTCGAGCCGGACGGTGTCGGCATGGTGGCGGGCGAGGGAGCCGGCGGCATCCCGCACCGCCGCCGAGACCCCGGAGGAGCGCAGCACGGCGAGGAAACGCGCCCCGGAGACCTCCTCGGTGACCCAGGCGGACCCGTCCAGATGCCGCGACTCGCGAGCGGCGGCGCGGAGCGCGTCAGCCGCCTGTGCCGGCCGCCCGAGCTGGACGAGGACGAGCGCATGGATCGCGTCCACGCGCTGCCGCAGGGGGGAAGCGAGCGGTCGCACCCGGGCGTGGTCATCGTGCGCCTGGGCGAAGCGCCCGCCGTAGGCCGCATGCAGGACGCGGTGTCCCCGCAGCGCGCGGGCGCCGGGGGAGTCCTCGTCGCGGGCACGGAGCAGGACGATCGCCTGGTCGAGCACCTCGAACGCGGCATCCACATCGCGCGTGCGCGCGTGCACGACATCTGCTCGAGCCGCCGTGACGTCGACCCAGAGTTCCTCCACGTCCGCGGGAAGCGGTCCGCTCGGGGGCGTGCGGGCGCGCAGCTCCCGTTCGGCGACGTCGAGGTGGAGCGTCGCGTCCTCGAGACGGGCGAGCAGACGGGCGGCGATCGCGGCCTGGACGAGCAGGGGGACCGCTGCGTCCGACGATTCCTCTGCCGCGACGCGCGCCGTCGCGATCGTGAGCGCCGCCGCGTACCGGTGCACGCCGTTCGCCACCGTCGCGGCGGTGAGGGCGAGGGAGGCCGGGATCGCGCGGCCGGTGCGCAGGGCCCAGAGCAGAGCCGGGATGTCGCCCGGGGCGACGGCCGTGTCTCCGCGGACGAGCCTGCCGAACACCTCCCGGTGGAAGGCTTCGCGCCGATCCGGGGAGGTGGTGCGGCGGACGCAGTCGCCCACCGCGGGCGGCGTGGTTCGCAGGAAGCCCTCCTCATCGGCGGCGATGAGACCGAGGGTGAGCAGATGCTGCACCGGCGGGGTCGCGGAGGCCGGCGTGCCGCCGTCGTCCGAGAGGAGATCGCCGGCGGGCATCGGCTCCGTCGCGGCGATCCTCTCCAGCAGGAGGCGCACCTCCGGTCCGAACGCGGCGAGCTCGGCATCGATGCGGGTGGAGAGGGTCACCGGGTCGAGATCGGTCTGGAGGTCCCAGGTGCCGCCGCTGCGGATGATCGCTCCGGTCTGCAGCCCCGCGTCCACGAGCGCCACCAGCACCGCGAAGACCCCCCGGGTGGCACGCCAGAGGGTCCCCGTCAGGCGGGCGCTGGGAGGATCGCCGAGTGCGGCGGTCAGAGCGCTGACGAGGTGTGCGCGGTCCAGTGGCGCCAGTGCGATCACGGACAGGCGTCCCTCCGCCACCGCCCGGGCGATGCCGGGAGGGAGCGTCGCGCCGTGACGCGCCGTCAGGATCAGCCGTCGTCCGGCCGGGACAGCCGACGGGGCCGTCGCCGGGGACGTGCGCAGAACCGCCACGCCTGCCGACTCGGCGGCACGCGCGACATCGTCGGCCAGGCGACTCTTTCCCACGCCCGGCGGACCGGTGATCAGGATGCCGGAACTTTCCGCCGAGGTGAGGGCTGCGAGCGCCGCATCCTTCTCCCCCGTCCGCCCGGAAGCAGCCCAGTTCGCCCCACGCATCGCATCCACTCCCTCGAACAGATCGATGCTACGGCAGGCGCGTCCGCCGCTCCGCCGCGTGAAACCATGGAGCATGACCTCTGCGAACCTGACCCGGGAGGAAACGGCCGCGCGATCCGCCGCCGTCTCCGTACGCCGCATCCGCGTCGAACTCGACCTGAGCGGGGCGCCGGACACGGAACGCACCGGATTCCCCACGACGACCACGCTGGAGTTCGACGCGACGACGGCGCAGACGTGGGTGGACTTCATCGGCGAGGACGTCCAGCGGATCGTGCTGAACGGTCGCGAGGTGCCCGTCCGGTACGACGGTGCGCGGGTCCTGCTGGACTCGCTCGCCCCCGCCAACGTCGCGGAGATCCACGCCACCGGCGCATACAGCCGGTCCGGCGAAGGGCTGCACCGGTTCGTCGATCCGGTCGACGGACAGACCTACCTGTACACGCAATACGAGCCGGCCGACGCGCGCCGGGTGATGGCGTGCTTCGAGCAGCCCGATATGAAGGCGGAGTACACCTTCGTCGTGCACGCGCCGGCCGGATGGGAGGTGCTGTCCAACCAGCGCGCCGTCGCGGTGCGCGAGCACGACGGCGTGCAGACCGTGGAGTTCGCCCCGACCGCGCCGCTGTCGAGCTACATCACGGCGGTCGCCGCGGGACCCTACACGCGTGTCACCGGCTCCTGGGCTCGGGACGGGCAACGGATCGACCTCGGCGTGCTGTGCCGTGCGTCACTGGCGCCGTATCTGGAGGCCGACAAGATCCTCGAGGTCACGCGGCAGGGACTCGATTTCTTCACCGACGCGTTCGCCTTCCCGTACCCGTGGGGAAAGTACGACCAGATCTTCGTGCCCGAGTACAACCTCGGAGCCATGGAGAATCCGGGACTGGTGACCTTCACCGAGCACTACCTGTCGCGGGGCGCGGCCACGGATGCGCAGCGGGCCGCGCGGGCGAACACGATCCTGCACGAGATGGCGCACATGTGGTTCGGCGATCTCGTCACGATGCGGTGGTGGGACGACCTGTGGCTGAAGGAGTCGTTCGCCGACTACATGGGGGCGCACGCCTCGGCTGCGGCGACCCGGTTCACCGATGCCTGGGTCACCTTCGCGAACCGGCGGAAGGCATGGGCGTACCAGCAGGATCAGTTGCCGACCACGCATCCGATCGTCGCGGACATCACCGACCTCGAGGCCGCCAAGCTCAACTTCGACGGCATCACCTATGCGAAGGGAGCGTCGGTCCTCAAGCAACTCGTGGCGTTCGTCGGGGAGGAGGCGTTCTTCGAGGGCGCGCGTCGCTACTTCGCCGCGCACGCGTTCGGCAACACGGAGCTGGATGATCTGCTCGTCGAGCTGGAGGCGGCATCCGGCCGGGACGTCCGATCCTGGTCCCGGGCCTGGTTGGAGACCAGCGGAGTCTCGACCCTCTGGCTGGAGACCGACGCGGACGGGACGCGGACGCTCGTGCAGACGGAGCCCCGCCCGCACCGGCTCCGCGTCGGGCTGTACGCGCGCGAGGCGGACCGGCTCGTGCGCCGTGACCAGCTCGAGCTGGACGTCACCACGGCCCGGACTCCCGTCCCGCTCCCGGATGCCGATCTCGTGCTGCTCAACGATGACGACCTCACGTACGCGAAGATCCGCCTCGACGACCGCTCGCTGGATACGGTGGCCGCGTCCCTGTCCTCGCTGGATGACGCACTCGCCCGCGGGCTGGTGTGGTCGGCCCTGTGGAACGCGACCCGGGACGGCGAACTGTCCGCCGCACGATTCCTGGCGATCGTGCGCGCACACGGCCCGGCCGAGTCCCACATCGGGCTCCTCACCGGCGTGACCGCGAACGCCGCCTTCGCCATGGCGCACTACCTGCCGGATGGTGAGCGCACCGCGCAGCAGGCGGCCTGGCTCCAGGTCACCTGGGAGGCGCTGACCGCCGCCGAGCCGGGGAGCGATGCCCAGCTGGTGTGGGCGCGTTCCTTCGCAGCGGCGTCGGCCGTGGACGACGCGCGGCTGGAGGACGTGCGGGCGTTGCTGGCGGGGCACGGCCCCGCCGGGCTGCCGATCGATCCCGATCTGCGCTGGCAGCTGATCACGGCGCTCGCGACGACCGGTCACCTGACGGCGGAGGGCATCTCCGCCGAACTCGCCCGGGACGACACCGCCAGCGGACGAACGGCCGCCATCCGCGCCCTGGCGTCGCGTCCGGATGCGCGGGTGCGCCAGGAAGCCTGGCGCGCCGCCTGGGAGGACGACGCGCTGAGCAACGACCACCTGGATGCCGTCATCTCCGGCTTCCGCGCCGGCGGTCGGCGGGACCTCGTCTGCGGGTTCGACGCCGAGTACTTCGCGCGCATCGAACCGGCGTGGCGATCTCGGAGCATCGAGCTCGCCCGGCGGCTCGTGCTCGGGCTCTTCCCCTCCGCCGAATCGCTGGATGCCGTGGACGCCTGGCTCACGGAGCACGCGGACGCGCCGGCTGCCCTTCGCAGGCTCGTGCGCGAACAGCGGGACCACCTGGCGCGGGATCTGCGTGTGCGTGCGGCGCAGGACCGGCTGCGATGACCGACGTCGAGATGCGCAGGATCGGCGCCGGCCGCGTCACCCTGCACGACGCCCGGCGCCGGATCCGTCGCGACGTGGAGCTGGAGGCCTTCGAGATCGGCGTCTACCCGGTGACCGAGGACGTGTTCGCGGAGATGCTCGGCATCGCGGTGTCCCACCCGCGTCGTCCGGTCATCGAGGTGAGCTGGACGCGCGCCATCCGCTTCTGCAACGCCCTGTCCGAGTGGGAGGGCCTGGATCCCGCCTACCGCTTCGACGGCACGGACGTGACCTGGGACGCGGACTCGGACGGCTTCCGTCTGCCGACGGAGGCGGAATGGGAGTACGCCTGCCGGGCGGGATCCAACGCGCCCCAGTACGGTCCGCTCGACGAGGTCGCCTGGACGGCGCTCGACGGCGTGCGCTCGCCGCAGAACGTCGGGGGGAAGCTACCGAACCTGAACGGCCTCTTCGACACGCTCGGGAACGTCTGGGAGTGGTGCTGGGACCTGCTCGACCCGGCGCGATACGGGGACTACCGGGTCTTCCGCGGCGGCGGGTTCTCGGACGACGCGTGGAGCGTGCGCGCATCGGTACGGCGCGGGGGAGCGCCGGGGGGCGGAGCGGATGACATCGGGTTCCGGGTGGCGCGGGGCGCCTCCGATGATCCGGAGCGCGCACAGGGCTGGTCGCTCAGCGCGGACCGGGAACGTGCCGTGCAGGACGGGCCGCTCCCGATCGGCTGGACGCCGCTGCGCTGAGCGCGCGTCGCGGCAGCCGCGGTGGCGACGTCACATCGCCGCGCCGATGTACGAGTACTTGACGAACACCTCCGAGGCGAACCCGGCCTCGTCGAGCACGCCCTGGACGGCGGTCAGCATGTACTTGGAGTCCCACCCCATGTAGAGGAAATGCTCGGGATCCAGCTCGTCCCACGCTCCGTTCCAGGACTTCGCGTCGTACAGGGGGCCGCCCCGTCGTGCCGAGAACGACTCCACCGCGGGACGGGCGTCCGCCCAGAGTCGCTTGAAGATGCGGTTGAAGAGGTACTTGATGTCGTAGACCTCCCAATGCTCGCCCCGGTACTCCACGTACTCGAACTCGCGCTGCCAGCCGCGGGGCCAGCCCCGCCGCCGCTTCGCATCCAGGATGGGCGTCAAGCCGTCGTCGTCGATCGCGACGGCGGCAGGCCGGCGCCAGATCTCGAGGACGCGCCGCGTCAGGTCGGCTGTGCGCGCCGCGATGGCCGCCGTCGACCAGGTGGTCACCTCGGCGAGCTCCCGGGTCGTGGACACGGCGCTTCCGGGATAGATGTCGTCCCGCTTCTCGGGGAACGAGGCGTCCAATGCGCGCTCGGTGCGGGACTGCTCGAGGAGGGTGATGTTGCCGATGGTCTGTGCGAGCGCCCGGTGGCTGTTCTGCTCGTCGTCGGTGTAGTCGCGCCAGGCGCGCTCACCGTCACCGCTCCAGTCGTCGGAGGGAGCGAGGGGGAAGACATGCTCCACGTCGAGTCCGGCGAGGTCGTCCACGCCCGCGATCCGGCCGAGCACGTATGCCGCGTGCGGCAGGTCGCTGTACTTCAGGGCGACCCGCACCCGCTCGTCGGAGGGCGTGATGCGCGCGATGGCGTGCTCCAGCGCCTCCTGCCCTCCTTCGCGCGCGCGGCACAGGCGTGCGACCAGACGATCCGTCGGGACACCCACCGTCGCGCGGCGCAGCAGCAGCGACTGGATGTGTTCGAGCGTCGCCACGAAGGCGTCCTCGGTGAGGGTGCCGCGGGTGTGGTCGCGATACGCGCGCATCACGAGCGGGTACATGCCGCGGCCGAAGGTGTTGACATAGGCGAGCTGCCGGGCGATGCGCTCTCCCGGTGCCTGGGCGGGATCGAGGAGGATGCGGTAGATGTCGGAGAACGCCCGCCACTCGGCGGCATGGGCGCGCAGCGTCCGGAGGTCCAGTCGGGGGAACTCGGCGCGGAAGGCGTCGTACACGCCCCGCTCTCCCGCGACGGTGACCTCGCGACCCGTCGTCATCACCAGGAAGTGCCGCCAGAAGCCGCCGATGGCGTCGCCGGTGTTCCTTTCGATGGGAAGCCAGTACTCGTCCTCGATCTCACGCTGTTCCTCGTGCGAGAGCCCCATCAGGACGTAGTTGTGGATCAGCTCGTGGTCCCGGAGCGGCTCGCCGGTCGAGTTCAGGCTCTCGAAGATCTGCTGCGCGTTCGCGTCGGCGCCGAGGGTGATGGCCACGTGTTCGAGCTTCTGGAGTCCACGCCAGATCTGTGGCGCCTCGTCGATCCGGATCTGGCTGCGGAAGAAGGCGTAGTTGTCGTCGAACCGGGACGCCCGCATCCGTTCGCCCTCGGTGCGCCGGTCCAGGACCACGCTCTCGAAGACCTCTGCCCAGGCGCGATGCGGCCGCAGCTTCGTGCGGGTGGGGTCGTCCCGGCGGACGAGGACGCGCTGCAGTTCGGCGGCGAGGGCGGGATCGCTGTCGCGGACGGTGTGCTGGAGGGCGGCGACCAGCAGCATCAACGTGGTGATCCGCTGCTGACCGTCGATGAGGACCAGTTCGGTGGACCCGGCCTCGCTGCTCCGGGTGGAGAGGATGGAGGCGAGGAAGTGGGTGTGCCGGTCGTCGGATGCGGCCACCGCGCGGATGTCCGCGAGCAGCTGCTCGCATCCGCCGATGTCCCACCGGTACTGCCGCTGGTACACCGGCACCACGATGCTCGTCTCGGTGTCGGACAGCCAGCCGATCGTGTTGACGGCGGTCGCATCGACGTTCGTGGCAGTGACCATGTTCCGTGTTCTCGTCCCTCACAACTGCGGTTCCGGTGCGGCGCGACGGCCGACCCCACCTACTGTAGGCCGATGCGGCGACGCACCCCCTGTGACCCACGGCCCTCTCAGCGGTCCTGGGTAGGCTGACCTCACCTGGGCCTGTAAAAACGCGCTGGCCCCCTACGGAAGGCATGATCCAGATCATGGGTTACATCAAGTCCGCCGCTCTCGAAGAGACCGGCTACGTGGTCCTCGACCGGTACAACAAGCCGATCGATCCCAAGGAATGGCTCGACATCGAGTACGTCGACTGGAAGTCCTCGGGCGACACCCGCTTCGCACCCCTCGCCTCACGCGACGGGGAGATCGAATGCGCCGGCTTCTGGAGCGGCAAGAACCCCCGTACCGACAAGGACGGCGTGTGGATCGACTCGCAGACCGCGATCGCGCCCACTCTCACCGCGCGTGCGAAGGAGCCGGGCGCCAACGTCGGCCGCTGCCGCATCATCGAGCTGCAGCCGAACACCTACGCGGACTGCCTGTACAACCTGCACCAGGACGACAACAACCGTCTGAACCCGGACGGCACGGGCTGGGTCGTCCGCGGGTTCTTCAACCTGACAGACGACAAGGACAGCTTCTTCGTGCTGCGGGAGAACCGCACCGACCCGAGCGGCGAGACCCGCATCGCGCTGCCCGCCGGCGCGCAGCTGATCATCGACACCCAGCGTCTGTGGCACGCCGCGACGCACATCGGTGACGAGCCCCGCTACTGCCTCATCACGTCGTGGGAGTCCGGCCCCGAGCTGGATGCGTACATCGAGAAGTACAACGGCGTGAACCACACCGAGAGCGTCTATGTCCCGCAGGACGAGCTGGACGCCGGCCAGGCCGAGCAGGCACGCCGCCTCGCCGCCCGTGCGGCCGCGCTCGCCGCCCGCGGCCAGGCCGAGGTCACCATGATGAGCGAGGCCTGAGGCTTCGCGCTCGACCCATCAGGAGGGGCCCCGATCCGGCTGGATCGGGGCCCCTCCCTTTCATCCGCTCGGGTCAGTGGAACGGTGGTGCTGGACGCGGTGCCCCACCCAGAAACCCGCGGCGATGAGGCCCAGCAGGGCGATTCCGAGCATCCACGGCACCATGTTCGGTGCCGCGTTGGTGGCTGCCGCCGCCAGCTCGCCGGTACCGTCGGCGAGCTGACCGTCCGCGAGGGAAGCGGCGCCGTCGCGCAGCTCGGCGTTGCCGTCTGCGAGGAGGGTCGACCCCTCGGCGCGGTCGGCGGCCCCGTCCGCGAGCTGGTCGACGCACTGGGAGAGCGACGTGGCGCCGGCCGCCGGTGTCTCGGTGCCGTCCGTCGTCTCGGCCGATCTGCCGACGCAGCGGCGCGGCGTGCATCGCTCCGGAAACAGTCAGCAATGGACTCTGTTTTTTTGGTTGGTTTTGTGTTGTACTGTGTGTGATTTCAGGAGGACGTATGTACGCGACGGAACGGTATGACGCGATCGAGCGCATCCTGCAGACCGATGGCCGGCTGGCCGTGCTCGACCTCGCCCAGCGGTTCGACGTGACGACCGAAACCGTACGCCGGGACCTCGCCGAGCTGGAGCGGCGCGGCGTCCTGACCCGTGTCCATGGCGGAGCGGTCGCGGCCGAGCGCTCGAGCATCCGCGAGACCGCGATCGGGGAGCGGATCCGGGAGAACAGCCGGGCGAAGCGAGACATCGCCGCGCGGGCCGTGGCGGCGCTCGGGCACGGGTTCACCGGATCGATCTTCCTGGACGCCGGGTCCACCGCCGCGGCCGTCGCCGCTGCCCTCCCTCCCTATCTGACCGAGACCGCCGGGCACGCGCATGTGGTCACGCACTCGCTCGCGCTCGCGCCCGCGCTGGCCGAGGCGGGCCGGATCGAGCTCTCCGTCGTGGGTGGACACATCCGCGGCGTCACCGCGGCGGCCGTCGGCGCGACCACGGTGGCGACGATCGCAGGACTCCGACCCGACGTGGCCGTCGTCGGCACCAACGGCATCTCCTCGGGATTCGGGCTGAGCACGCCCGATCCGGAGGAGGCAGCAGTGAAATCCGCGATCGTCGCCTCCGCCCGGCGGGTCATCGTCGTCTGCGATTCCACGAAGTTCGAGCGCGAGCTGCTGGTCGGCTTCGCCCCGCTCGACGCCGTCGATGTCCTCGTCACGGATGCGGCGCCGCCCGAGCCCCTGGCTACCGCGCTGGCGGAGGCCGAAGTGGAGGTGCTCGTCGCATGATCGTCACGCTGACCGCCAATCCTGCCCTCGACCGCTCCCTGCTGCTGGCGGCGCCGCTGCGCCACGGCGAGGTGCAGCAGGTCGCCTCCGGACGTGAGGATGCCGGGGGGAAGGGGATCAACGTCGCCCGGGTCGTCGCCGGTGCGGGAGAGTCCACCACGGCGGTGCTTCCCCTGGCGCAGGACGATCCGTTCGCCGCGGTCCTGGCGGGGACGGGGCTGCCCGTGCACCCGGTGCGCATCAGCGGTCATGCGCGCGCCAACCTCACCATCCTCGATCCGGACGGGACGACCACCAAGCTCAATCTGCCCGGGCCCCTCCTGGATGCCGGCGACGTGCAGGCGCTGCAGGACGCCGTCGTCGTCGCCGCCGAGGGCGCGCACTGGCTGGTCCTGGCCGGCTCCCTGCCTCCCGGTGCCGGGGACGACTTCTATGTTCGGGTCATCTCCGCGGTGCGGGCACGGTGGCAGGACGCCGCGCCGCGGATCGCGGTCGACACGTCCGGAGCGGCGCTCCGCGCAGTCGTGGAAGACGGGCGGCCCGATCTGATCAAGCCGAACGACGAGGAGCTCGCCGAGCTGACCGGAGAGAGAGCGGACCCGCGCGATTTCGCCGAGATCGCGCGCGTGGCCGGGCGTCTGGTGCCGGGGCGGGTCGGTTCGGCACTCGTGACCCTGGGCGCGGCGGGCGCCCTCATCGTCACCCCCGAGGGTGCCTGGTTCGGCGTCGCCCCCCGGATCACGCCGGTCAGCACGGTGGGTGCGGGGGACAGCTCCCTCGCCGGGTTCCTGCTCGCCGACGTGGCGGGCAGCCCAGCCCCCGAGGCCCTCCGGCACGCGATGCTCTACGGCGCGGCAGCCGCCACGCTTCCCGGAACGCAATCCCCCACCCCGGCGGATCTGCCGTCCGCCGAGATCCCCATCCAACGGATATCGCGCTGAGCGCGCCACGACCACTGGAGGTCAACGTGTCAGACACCATCGTCCCCACCCTCGTCAGTCTCGACGAGGACCTGGGAGCAGACAAAGCCGCCGTCATCCGCGCGCTGGCCGCGCGGGTCGTCGCCGCGGGCCGAGCCACCGATGCCGACGGACTCTTCGCCGACGCGTGGGCGCGGGAGGAGAAGGACGAGACAGGGCTCCCGGGCGGGATCGCCATCCCGCACGCGAAGAGCGCCGCAGTGACCGAGGCCTCCCTCGCCTTCGCGCGGCTCTCTCCGGGCGTCGACTTCGGCGCGGGTGACGGGCCCGCGGACCTCGTGTTCCTGATCGCGGCACCCGCGAACGCCGCGGAGGAGCACCTGGCCGTGCTGTCCAAGCTCGCCCGGAGCCTGATGCAGGACGAGTTCACCAGCTCCCTGCGTGCGGCCGCATCCGCCGACGAGGTCGTGCAGATCGTGCGCGCCGCGATCGGAGAGGCGCCCGAGACGGACGAGCCTGCACCGGCTCCCGCCGACGAGGCCGCCGCGGTCCCCGCTGCATCCGCAAGCGCAGCGGCACCCGCTCCGGTCCCGGCTACCTCGAGCGCGCCCGCGACGGAGCCGAGTCTGGAGATCGACGGGCGCCCCGCACGCATCGTCGCCGTCACCGCCTGCGCGACCGGCATCGCGCATACCTTCATGGCTGCGGACGCCCTCACGGCGGCCGGTGCAGAGGAGGGGATCGACCTGGTCGTGGAGCCGCAGGGCTCCAGTGGCTACCAGGCGCTCCCGCAGGACAAGATCGATCAGGCGGACGCGGTGATCTTCGCCGTGGATGTCGACGTGCGAGAGCCGCAGCGCTTCGCCGGCAAACCCGTCGTGCGCTCCGGCGTGAAGCGGGGGATCGAGGCGCCCAAGGCGTTGATCGCCGACGCCGTGGCCGCCGCGCGCAACCCGCAGGCGACCCGCGTGAGCGGC
The sequence above is a segment of the Microbacterium caowuchunii genome. Coding sequences within it:
- a CDS encoding oxygenase MpaB family protein; the encoded protein is MTEGNRSPAYAPTGRPSVVERGAHTTDDGLFGPASLTWRLHAQRAMMLVGSGAATTQMLNPRVMRMIDQASHFRQNPEARAKGTFQYIITITYGDTATAKRAGERLRRMHQAVLATDPNTGESYNAEVAELLLWVHNTLTLTAVRAFQRYGPGLTDAEADAYVREQIVAAELVGIDPMLAPETVSELEEYMVQVRSSLAMIPEALWFRDMMTAHGKGVGGLAEKFVKDAAIGLMLPEHRALFGLQFSRRRDRMAERATKALFALMDSKAPVERVIPDLRHQVDVAAFGARRQPTA
- a CDS encoding formylglycine-generating enzyme family protein; its protein translation is MTDVEMRRIGAGRVTLHDARRRIRRDVELEAFEIGVYPVTEDVFAEMLGIAVSHPRRPVIEVSWTRAIRFCNALSEWEGLDPAYRFDGTDVTWDADSDGFRLPTEAEWEYACRAGSNAPQYGPLDEVAWTALDGVRSPQNVGGKLPNLNGLFDTLGNVWEWCWDLLDPARYGDYRVFRGGGFSDDAWSVRASVRRGGAPGGGADDIGFRVARGASDDPERAQGWSLSADRERAVQDGPLPIGWTPLR
- a CDS encoding helix-turn-helix transcriptional regulator, which produces MRGANWAASGRTGEKDAALAALTSAESSGILITGPPGVGKSRLADDVARAAESAGVAVLRTSPATAPSAVPAGRRLILTARHGATLPPGIARAVAEGRLSVIALAPLDRAHLVSALTAALGDPPSARLTGTLWRATRGVFAVLVALVDAGLQTGAIIRSGGTWDLQTDLDPVTLSTRIDAELAAFGPEVRLLLERIAATEPMPAGDLLSDDGGTPASATPPVQHLLTLGLIAADEEGFLRTTPPAVGDCVRRTTSPDRREAFHREVFGRLVRGDTAVAPGDIPALLWALRTGRAIPASLALTAATVANGVHRYAAALTIATARVAAEESSDAAVPLLVQAAIAARLLARLEDATLHLDVAERELRARTPPSGPLPADVEELWVDVTAARADVVHARTRDVDAAFEVLDQAIVLLRARDEDSPGARALRGHRVLHAAYGGRFAQAHDDHARVRPLASPLRQRVDAIHALVLVQLGRPAQAADALRAAARESRHLDGSAWVTEEVSGARFLAVLRSSGVSAAVRDAAGSLARHHADTVRLDDAMHRIAEAEVALASGHAATALNAARDAVLTLRTEGPADFLPRGLAQLAEAFALRGDLVQARAAAQEYAAHPRTDNFVLHPDDEVSLLTVELAGSGGAPASALALAARLEQRSLFGAAARALHLAVRAGDAEAAARLAALSPHLDGDVHAAQVGHAELFLADDDAGLLQMSGRMHELGLVAVAADVAAQSETAARRRRHEDLAAEAAHRRTMLRALLGEPAGPAQPSAVPLTKREREIAAMIAAGLSNRDIAAALVLSVRTVEGHLGRMYTKLGVSGRSALSGAAGTGVGTAAR
- the pepN gene encoding aminopeptidase N; this encodes MTSANLTREETAARSAAVSVRRIRVELDLSGAPDTERTGFPTTTTLEFDATTAQTWVDFIGEDVQRIVLNGREVPVRYDGARVLLDSLAPANVAEIHATGAYSRSGEGLHRFVDPVDGQTYLYTQYEPADARRVMACFEQPDMKAEYTFVVHAPAGWEVLSNQRAVAVREHDGVQTVEFAPTAPLSSYITAVAAGPYTRVTGSWARDGQRIDLGVLCRASLAPYLEADKILEVTRQGLDFFTDAFAFPYPWGKYDQIFVPEYNLGAMENPGLVTFTEHYLSRGAATDAQRAARANTILHEMAHMWFGDLVTMRWWDDLWLKESFADYMGAHASAAATRFTDAWVTFANRRKAWAYQQDQLPTTHPIVADITDLEAAKLNFDGITYAKGASVLKQLVAFVGEEAFFEGARRYFAAHAFGNTELDDLLVELEAASGRDVRSWSRAWLETSGVSTLWLETDADGTRTLVQTEPRPHRLRVGLYAREADRLVRRDQLELDVTTARTPVPLPDADLVLLNDDDLTYAKIRLDDRSLDTVAASLSSLDDALARGLVWSALWNATRDGELSAARFLAIVRAHGPAESHIGLLTGVTANAAFAMAHYLPDGERTAQQAAWLQVTWEALTAAEPGSDAQLVWARSFAAASAVDDARLEDVRALLAGHGPAGLPIDPDLRWQLITALATTGHLTAEGISAELARDDTASGRTAAIRALASRPDARVRQEAWRAAWEDDALSNDHLDAVISGFRAGGRRDLVCGFDAEYFARIEPAWRSRSIELARRLVLGLFPSAESLDAVDAWLTEHADAPAALRRLVREQRDHLARDLRVRAAQDRLR